A single region of the Candidatus Manganitrophaceae bacterium genome encodes:
- the mtgA gene encoding monofunctional biosynthetic peptidoglycan transglycosylase, which yields MARKRRKVGPIVGWILLVVLIFVTGYFVRFYLEIGRLARRNPSTTALIEMRRLERGDKGARAPLPNHWHPLSQISPNLQHAVVVAEDARFYQHRGFDWNAILEAAGRDWEAKSFEYGGSTITQQLAKNLYLSPDKNFFRKVKEALITSALETRLSKRRILEVYLNVVEWGDQIYGAEAASRDYFGKPAAALTPEEAAFLAAILPAPRYYHRHRTTPYIRKRSEVILREMKRRYPESGPERENGFEETSQSERRS from the coding sequence ATGGCAAGAAAACGGAGGAAGGTCGGGCCGATCGTCGGGTGGATCCTCCTGGTCGTCCTGATCTTTGTCACAGGTTATTTTGTCCGCTTTTATCTTGAGATCGGGCGCCTGGCCCGGAGGAATCCAAGCACGACCGCTCTTATCGAAATGCGCCGTCTGGAGCGGGGAGACAAAGGAGCCCGCGCCCCGCTTCCCAATCATTGGCATCCCCTTTCCCAGATCTCGCCGAACCTGCAGCATGCCGTTGTCGTGGCGGAAGATGCCCGTTTTTACCAGCATCGGGGTTTTGATTGGAATGCGATTCTGGAGGCGGCAGGGCGTGATTGGGAGGCGAAATCGTTTGAATACGGAGGGAGCACGATCACCCAACAGCTCGCAAAAAATCTCTATCTTTCTCCGGACAAGAATTTTTTTCGGAAGGTCAAAGAGGCGTTGATCACGTCGGCCCTGGAGACACGTCTTTCAAAACGACGGATCCTTGAAGTCTATTTGAATGTCGTCGAATGGGGGGATCAGATTTACGGCGCGGAGGCGGCGTCCCGCGATTATTTCGGGAAACCGGCCGCTGCTCTCACACCGGAAGAGGCGGCGTTTCTGGCGGCGATCTTACCGGCGCCCCGGTATTACCATCGCCATCGGACGACCCCGTATATTCGGAAGCGGAGCGAGGTCATTCTTCGGGAGATGAAGCGGCGTTATCCGGAGAGCGGTCCGGAGCGGGAGAACGGGTTTGAAGAGACTTCTCAATCGGAGCGGAGATCGTAA
- a CDS encoding VanZ family protein, with amino-acid sequence MEQGQQKIRSMCAVGLIVYFIYLGAVTLAPFDFQEFSQMHPWERAISLSASDVILNIILFLPLGGLLYGIFKEGSNGRRLRAVLFIAAMTSLSIEIAQLFLPERYSSFSDLLTNSLGGGIGFFLVCRGVSRGWARRLWNHHRKFAKTALLLYMGLLLLLAGSSLERLNQWGSGASLWVGIDPAAEDGWEGTFYFLAVYAEAFDPARVQNHYQAGVASEREVSLRDAPLVLYTFDEQEGNLVHDHALKMPPLDLQRLGDKGRWLTPSGYVFDGSTGFRSLAPAEKVMKSLAAGHRFTLEAWIDAKRFDYDQAGHLISLIRGTNKEYFMLQQAATEITFEVRNRTKRGWLDGGKLETFRLRLPRPMNPAHVMAVYDFGRTFVYVNGTLAAEAILTDGLFLLTDRLAFRTTRPGECAFLGGLLFWPIGFLAGISYYPRSKRASALVVFSLWIFVFAVHLLEGRHPPTLFTGGFIAIPFGIVLIGVLMGRMTEIQLPKTM; translated from the coding sequence ATGGAGCAAGGCCAGCAAAAGATCAGATCGATGTGTGCCGTCGGATTGATTGTCTATTTCATCTATCTGGGGGCGGTGACCCTGGCGCCGTTCGATTTTCAGGAATTTTCCCAAATGCATCCCTGGGAGCGCGCTATTTCTCTATCGGCCTCCGATGTCATCTTGAATATTATTCTCTTCCTCCCGCTCGGCGGGCTTCTCTATGGAATTTTTAAAGAGGGTTCGAACGGCCGTCGGCTTCGGGCGGTGCTCTTTATCGCGGCGATGACGAGCCTCTCAATCGAGATCGCTCAGCTTTTTCTTCCGGAGCGGTACTCTTCTTTCAGCGACCTTTTGACCAATTCCCTCGGGGGCGGAATCGGTTTCTTCCTGGTTTGCAGAGGGGTGAGTCGAGGCTGGGCCCGACGGTTATGGAATCATCACCGGAAGTTCGCGAAGACGGCGCTTCTCCTCTATATGGGATTGCTCCTTCTGCTCGCGGGGAGTTCTTTGGAAAGGTTAAACCAGTGGGGATCGGGCGCTTCTCTTTGGGTTGGAATCGATCCGGCAGCGGAGGACGGATGGGAGGGAACGTTCTACTTTTTGGCGGTCTATGCTGAAGCGTTTGATCCGGCGCGCGTTCAAAATCATTATCAGGCCGGCGTTGCATCGGAGCGGGAGGTCTCTCTTCGGGATGCTCCGCTCGTCCTTTATACCTTTGATGAGCAGGAGGGGAACCTCGTTCACGACCACGCTCTAAAAATGCCGCCGCTCGATCTGCAACGATTGGGCGATAAAGGGAGGTGGCTCACTCCTTCCGGTTATGTTTTTGACGGATCGACCGGTTTCCGCAGTCTCGCACCGGCTGAGAAGGTGATGAAGTCGCTTGCAGCCGGACATCGGTTCACGCTGGAGGCTTGGATCGACGCCAAGCGATTTGACTATGACCAGGCGGGGCATTTGATTTCATTGATTAGGGGAACGAATAAAGAATACTTCATGCTTCAACAAGCGGCGACGGAAATTACATTTGAAGTCCGAAATCGGACCAAACGGGGATGGCTCGATGGGGGCAAACTTGAGACCTTCCGGTTGCGCCTCCCGCGCCCCATGAACCCGGCCCATGTAATGGCGGTCTATGATTTCGGGAGGACATTTGTTTATGTAAATGGGACGCTCGCCGCGGAAGCCATCTTGACCGACGGGCTTTTTCTCCTAACCGACCGGCTTGCTTTTCGAACGACGCGGCCCGGCGAATGCGCATTTTTAGGGGGGCTTCTGTTTTGGCCGATCGGCTTTCTGGCCGGCATTTCATATTATCCTCGGTCGAAAAGGGCCTCCGCATTAGTGGTCTTCTCTTTATGGATATTTGTTTTCGCAGTCCATCTGCTCGAAGGTCGCCATCCTCCGACCCTTTTTACCGGCGGTTTCATCGCAATTCCTTTTGGTATCGTCCTGATCGGCGTTCTCATGGGAAGGATGACGGAAATACAGCTGCCGAAGACAATGTAA
- a CDS encoding alpha/beta hydrolase, translating to MSEKRVTIQGASIRYLEEGSGEPILLLPSSAGRATEYQELIPLLSRRLHVYAVDYPGFGRSDPLPGIEGTEDLAAFILGWLDAVGLRKTHLVGFSLGGWISLLLALAHPERIEALILIATSAGRLPDVPIVSPSGMNFKEILDRFYHRNEVREKLARQRRTLEEREEVLRSSQALARLVKQKKIIPELHHRLKEIRLPTLILSADHDRAIPPVYQERLHSGILSSKRATFIETGHAIVAERPDELAAEILTFIEENPPVH from the coding sequence ATGTCTGAAAAGCGAGTCACAATTCAGGGGGCGTCGATTCGATACCTCGAAGAGGGATCGGGGGAACCGATTCTCCTTCTCCCTTCCTCCGCCGGCCGCGCGACCGAATACCAGGAGCTGATCCCGCTTCTGTCGAGGCGACTTCATGTCTACGCGGTCGACTATCCAGGGTTCGGCCGCTCAGACCCCCTTCCCGGCATCGAGGGGACCGAGGATCTGGCGGCATTTATTCTCGGATGGCTGGACGCGGTCGGCCTTCGGAAAACGCATCTGGTCGGATTTTCCCTGGGGGGTTGGATCAGTCTTCTCCTGGCGCTGGCACATCCGGAGCGGATTGAAGCCCTGATCCTGATCGCCACCTCCGCCGGGCGGCTTCCCGATGTGCCGATCGTCAGCCCTTCCGGAATGAATTTTAAGGAGATCCTCGATCGGTTTTACCATCGCAATGAAGTCCGGGAGAAGTTGGCGCGACAGCGACGGACCCTGGAAGAACGGGAGGAGGTCCTCCGCTCCTCTCAGGCATTGGCCCGTCTGGTGAAACAAAAGAAGATCATCCCGGAGCTCCATCACCGACTGAAGGAGATCCGCCTCCCCACCCTGATCCTCAGCGCCGACCATGATCGAGCGATCCCACCGGTATACCAAGAACGTCTTCATTCAGGTATACTTTCATCGAAGCGCGCCACGTTTATCGAGACCGGCCATGCCATCGTCGCAGAGCGTCCCGATGAATTGGCGGCCGAAATTCTTACTTTCATTGAGGAGAATCCCCCGGTGCATTGA
- a CDS encoding zf-HC2 domain-containing protein, protein MRCRELKEHLPAYLREEVPPDLRQRIKSHLRGCKKCKAGMEEMKADTVAPMGKKERTAFPRLEVSTASAEESASPSTEKEGFSSGLKYPIPVAAMALLVIGGVYFYQRGGSDLKADPSAMEKEAAPVVETAGTPSPSETAGKGPSQTPASAAPVVLVTEAPPTPPVKVQKAESRSLPHAEGRSTVGKIMEMKLLLISRDVTAVAERVESHAAAASGKVLKKNQNEMEMRLVLLVPAERYEGFLESLQSLGLVKELSKKPPPPHGPVRVAVTIQ, encoded by the coding sequence ATGAGATGCCGCGAACTGAAGGAACACCTCCCGGCCTATCTGAGGGAGGAGGTTCCCCCCGATTTACGTCAACGGATCAAATCCCACCTGCGGGGATGTAAGAAATGCAAGGCCGGCATGGAAGAGATGAAGGCCGACACGGTTGCGCCCATGGGGAAGAAAGAGAGGACTGCTTTTCCTCGCCTGGAGGTCTCCACGGCTTCTGCAGAGGAGAGCGCGTCTCCATCGACCGAGAAAGAGGGATTTTCTTCCGGTCTGAAATATCCGATTCCGGTGGCGGCGATGGCCCTTCTGGTGATAGGGGGAGTCTATTTCTATCAACGGGGCGGATCGGATCTGAAGGCGGATCCTTCCGCAATGGAAAAGGAAGCAGCACCGGTGGTTGAAACCGCAGGCACTCCCTCGCCCTCTGAAACCGCAGGAAAGGGACCGAGCCAAACGCCGGCTTCGGCGGCACCTGTGGTTCTCGTGACCGAGGCCCCTCCCACGCCGCCGGTAAAGGTTCAAAAGGCCGAATCCCGTTCTCTCCCGCATGCGGAAGGCCGATCGACGGTCGGGAAAATAATGGAGATGAAACTCCTACTCATTTCCCGAGATGTGACTGCCGTGGCGGAGCGTGTTGAGTCACATGCCGCGGCGGCGTCAGGCAAGGTGTTGAAGAAAAATCAGAATGAGATGGAGATGAGACTGGTTCTCCTGGTGCCGGCCGAGCGGTATGAAGGCTTCCTCGAATCGCTTCAGTCGCTCGGATTGGTGAAGGAGCTTTCCAAGAAGCCTCCCCCGCCCCACGGTCCTGTGAGGGTAGCGGTGACCATCCAATAA
- a CDS encoding VOC family protein has translation MPSNHPFQMHHIAIQASDLDRSVDFYEKVLGLRRLKEERTPKGRRIVWLDSGTGRIELYSGKPGQSLAQRWSPNTVGPLSIGFQVENLDEAVRRLIESKAVLIKAPYEPVPGERAAMIAGPDGEEIVLLEQPVV, from the coding sequence ATGCCGTCGAACCATCCTTTCCAGATGCATCACATCGCCATTCAGGCCTCCGACCTTGACCGTTCCGTTGATTTTTATGAGAAGGTGCTTGGACTCCGCCGGCTTAAAGAGGAGCGGACCCCCAAAGGGCGACGAATCGTCTGGCTCGATTCCGGAACCGGCCGAATCGAGCTTTATAGCGGCAAGCCGGGCCAGTCGCTGGCCCAGCGATGGAGTCCAAACACGGTCGGACCTCTCTCAATCGGTTTTCAGGTTGAAAATTTAGACGAGGCGGTTCGCCGGCTGATCGAGTCGAAGGCCGTCTTGATCAAGGCCCCTTACGAGCCGGTCCCTGGAGAGCGGGCGGCCATGATCGCGGGACCGGATGGGGAAGAGATCGTTCTATTAGAGCAACCGGTTGTCTGA
- the tadA gene encoding Flp pilus assembly complex ATPase component TadA produces the protein MKEPSFTKKRLGDLLCNAGLITEDDLQKAIDEKGRTGKRMGEVLIELGLVTEFDIANTLAQQLGIEYLPMETTQIEPEAITLIPENLSRKYLCIPVSINKRQISMAMVDPLDYECIKDIGFHTGLQVRPLISTRKEILKAIEQHYHLDDSFESIVDETADVFKESYLEIFPAISQSEMTSSDDLKDKSQIAPVIRLFNLIFIRAIKARASDIHIDSQRAKVSIRFRVDGLLKSEMELPKWVQGALISRIKVLASLDISERRLPQDGAIRVRLDNRDIDLRIATLPTHYGEKVVIRILDQLSTQVNLENLGLSEADYRQLLQFTQKRQGILLVTGPTGMGKTSTLYSLINKIRSEAVNIMTVEDPIEYNIEGLNQIQVKPDIGLTFANCLRSILRQDPNVVLVGEIRDLETAEIAFRAAMTGHFVISTLHTNDSVATIVRLVDMGIPRYIISSALVGIVAQRLVRVICPQCKIEVQGAMEGAERLNRKKDTEQITQLYRGKGCNHCNFTGFYGRTGIFEVLSLDSKIKEIIASGGTEDEIYRAVEDQGVTSMGEDGLRKIKAGITTLEEVLRVIEVEEEVRILCPRCEQAIHVDFIVCPHCRYEVRSNCISCRKHLQPEWQICPYCGKER, from the coding sequence ATGAAAGAGCCATCCTTTACAAAAAAGCGTTTGGGCGATCTCCTTTGCAATGCCGGTTTAATTACAGAGGACGATCTTCAGAAGGCCATTGATGAGAAGGGGCGGACCGGTAAACGGATGGGGGAGGTGCTGATCGAGCTCGGTTTGGTGACCGAATTTGATATCGCCAACACGCTCGCGCAGCAGCTCGGTATTGAATACCTTCCAATGGAGACCACCCAGATTGAACCCGAAGCGATCACGCTGATTCCTGAGAATCTTTCTAGGAAATATCTCTGCATTCCGGTCAGTATAAATAAAAGACAAATTTCTATGGCGATGGTCGACCCATTGGATTATGAGTGTATTAAAGACATCGGCTTTCACACCGGCTTGCAAGTCCGACCCCTCATCTCTACTCGGAAGGAAATTTTAAAAGCAATTGAGCAGCACTATCATCTCGATGATTCGTTCGAAAGCATCGTTGATGAAACGGCCGATGTATTTAAGGAATCTTATCTCGAAATCTTTCCTGCCATTTCTCAATCCGAGATGACCTCCTCTGATGACTTAAAAGACAAGAGCCAGATCGCTCCGGTTATCCGGCTCTTTAACCTGATCTTTATTCGGGCCATCAAGGCTCGGGCCAGTGATATCCATATCGACTCTCAGCGGGCCAAGGTCTCAATCCGCTTTCGAGTGGATGGTCTTTTGAAATCGGAAATGGAGCTTCCAAAATGGGTCCAGGGGGCCCTGATCTCTCGAATTAAAGTTCTGGCATCTCTTGATATCTCTGAGCGTCGTCTTCCTCAAGACGGGGCGATACGCGTTCGGCTCGACAATCGAGACATCGACCTCCGGATCGCAACCTTACCGACCCATTATGGAGAGAAAGTGGTGATCCGAATTTTGGATCAGCTTTCAACGCAAGTAAACTTGGAGAATCTGGGGCTTTCAGAGGCCGACTATCGCCAGCTTCTTCAGTTTACACAAAAACGACAGGGGATTCTCCTCGTAACCGGGCCGACCGGAATGGGCAAGACCTCGACCCTCTATTCTCTTATTAATAAAATTCGTTCGGAAGCGGTCAATATTATGACCGTGGAAGATCCAATCGAATACAATATCGAAGGGCTCAATCAGATCCAAGTGAAGCCCGATATCGGCCTGACTTTTGCGAATTGCCTTCGATCGATCCTCCGACAAGATCCGAACGTGGTTTTGGTTGGGGAAATCCGAGATTTAGAAACGGCGGAAATTGCCTTCCGTGCCGCGATGACGGGCCACTTTGTGATCAGCACCCTGCATACCAACGATTCCGTCGCGACCATTGTACGCCTGGTCGATATGGGAATCCCCCGGTATATCATTTCGAGCGCGCTGGTTGGAATCGTTGCGCAACGCCTTGTTCGGGTGATCTGCCCTCAATGCAAAATTGAAGTGCAGGGCGCAATGGAAGGGGCGGAGCGGCTCAACAGAAAAAAAGATACGGAGCAAATCACCCAGTTATACCGAGGCAAGGGATGTAACCATTGCAATTTTACCGGCTTCTACGGCAGAACCGGTATCTTCGAAGTTCTCTCTCTCGATTCTAAAATTAAAGAAATCATCGCTTCCGGGGGGACAGAGGACGAAATTTATCGGGCGGTAGAAGATCAAGGGGTCACGTCAATGGGTGAAGATGGACTCCGAAAAATAAAAGCAGGAATCACAACGCTTGAAGAGGTCCTTCGGGTCATTGAAGTGGAGGAGGAAGTCCGGATCCTCTGCCCTCGTTGCGAACAAGCGATTCATGTCGATTTTATTGTCTGTCCGCACTGCCGTTATGAGGTTCGATCAAACTGCATCTCTTGCAGAAAGCATCTTCAGCCGGAATGGCAAATCTGTCCCTACTGCGGAAAAGAACGCTAA
- a CDS encoding 1-acyl-sn-glycerol-3-phosphate acyltransferase has protein sequence MKRGPGFILNVWHLLGLGFWHFIFKWLNRVEVVGGEHIPKRGEEGVMLLYNHISAVDPFLVGATAMPFFSPVWWRAPAKEELFNIPIIRGILASWGAFPVRRGKRDLESIRKMVEMLSHSVVVIAPEGKRSDDGQLQRGRAGVGKILHEARPQKVIPVRMRGVETILPRGTILPRLGRRTTITYGPPIDLTHYYNLPDSVETSQQIVDFVMQEIAKL, from the coding sequence ATGAAACGCGGTCCCGGTTTCATCCTCAATGTTTGGCATCTTCTCGGCCTTGGTTTCTGGCACTTTATTTTTAAGTGGCTCAATCGGGTCGAGGTCGTCGGCGGGGAGCATATCCCGAAGCGGGGTGAGGAGGGGGTCATGCTCCTTTACAACCACATCTCCGCGGTTGATCCTTTTCTGGTCGGCGCAACGGCCATGCCCTTTTTTTCGCCGGTCTGGTGGCGGGCGCCGGCAAAAGAGGAGCTTTTCAATATTCCAATCATCCGGGGCATCCTCGCCTCGTGGGGGGCTTTCCCGGTGCGGCGGGGAAAACGGGATTTGGAGTCAATCCGCAAGATGGTGGAGATGTTGTCGCATTCGGTGGTGGTCATTGCTCCGGAGGGAAAACGCTCCGACGATGGACAGCTCCAACGGGGGCGAGCCGGCGTCGGAAAAATCCTCCATGAGGCCCGTCCACAAAAAGTCATCCCGGTTCGGATGCGAGGGGTGGAGACGATCCTGCCGAGAGGAACGATCCTTCCACGCCTCGGCAGGCGGACGACGATTACTTATGGGCCGCCGATCGATCTCACCCATTATTACAATCTCCCTGATTCGGTCGAAACCTCGCAGCAGATCGTCGATTTCGTTATGCAGGAAATTGCCAAACTTTAA